One Megalops cyprinoides isolate fMegCyp1 chromosome 4, fMegCyp1.pri, whole genome shotgun sequence genomic window carries:
- the golga3 gene encoding golgin subfamily A member 3 isoform X3, which produces MEIESHQPDPLPQTKECPDHPVRSGTELLKQGAAEQPIATGDIANASQEPSLELENEEQIRLAARRRLEEQLKQYRVQRQRERSHHSTPKSRPSSTLDPELMLHPEGLPRASTVSMTKEYSFLRTSVPRGPKLGSLGIPPAKEKKSSSKSSRSNRIHSLADYKTPEAEGGGGSSAVTNSSGGSLQVNRSASSTVSEISVTSDTVEQTESSLQLGDSVSEADGSESGLRPDGNDSDSSSYSSVSTSGTYGMLSAVVGRQRAPYTVEGREIAPEAVGQFPSFREVLQAATDEQHQLELEQEQEGSGEPRSRRDSFSSSVSLGSSVMGTHDEMLQVLKEKMRLEGQLESLSSEANQALKEKTELQAQLATVNAQLQAQMEQAQASQEKQNSLTSEVTTLRQSCTQLERDMVELQSNLESKNASLASLGTDLQVAEEQYQRLMGKVEEMQQTVTSRDKSVQELREQMGGLQAQLQQVQLERSSLQARLKTSQAEIDSLQQVRQWYQQQLALAQEARVRLQSEMANMQAGQMTQIGVMEHLKLENVTLSQQLTETQHRSIKEKERIAVQLQNIEADMLDQEAAFHQIQDAKSMVEDDLQRKLEEFEEEREHLQKLANTASSLERELEQVKLTMSQKDAQLEALQKEHLELMKQLTSTQETLQTKEQSLNQLEARYLELEAQLAELQTDTNAKEDTIQYLQNEKIVLEVALQAARADKEVLDEGAQRLGEDVLVASDVLDQLRQDVQVKASQIETLQEENGTLKKQAQKLKEQFMQQKVMVEAYRRDASSKDQLISELKATKKRLLSEVKGLKQELLNAQGEKKAAELEQHRLQKEVSRVQEQMNSLEAHIQAVQKERDQLETQIQSLQFDQSQLAAVTEENEGLKKQVEQMQEEAKKAISEQKARMKRLGTDLTSAQKEMKAKHKAYENAVGILSRRLQEALTDKETAEAELSKLKAQVSDGGNNQALQERIESLQNELQAVSQSKAMLEKELQEVISLTSTELEEYQEKVLELEDELQESRCFKKRIRRLEDVNKKLSLELEHEKGKLAGLGQSHNALREHANILETALAKREADLVQLNLQVQAVLKRKEEEDQQMKQLIQTLQAALEKEKVKVKDLKEQVAAAKAEAAHNRRHYRAAMLELSEIKKDLQAKEELIKALQSEAHKLQAEDEKHSQEVSQFQEDLAEANSQLQILQKQLEEQLSKQPVTNQEVEDLKWEVEQRQREIEAQKQQLEMAEQCSQRELESLQSALQGIKVELEVVQDELTSTRKDKFMLQAKVGELRSSMKTLLQQNQQLKQDLKQSRLRKRMELKGDANASTPVTPVKIPDCPVPASLLDELLKPHTSVNKEPLNNLHTCLRQLKQEMDSLQKQMEEHTVTVHESMTSWTNAEELVRLGVHDNGSTPPPEAEENRGAERETELS; this is translated from the exons ATGGAAATTGAATCACATCAGCCAGACCCGCTACCGCAGACCAAAGAGTGCCCTGACCATCCTGTCAGGAGTGGCACAGAGCTGCTGAAGCAAGGAGCGGCGGAGCAGCCGATAGCCACGGGGGACATAGCTAATG CCTCCCAGGAACCATCCTTGGAGCTGGAGAACGAGGAGCAAATTCGTTTGGCGGCGCGTCGGCGTCTAGAGGAGCAGCTGAAACAGTACCGGGTGCAGAGGCAACGGGAGAGG TCACATCATTCAACGCCCAAAAGTCGGCCCTCCAGCACTCTGGACCCGGAGCTGATGCTGCACCCCGAGGGCCTCCCGCGGGCGAGCACGGTCTCCATGACCAAGGAGTACTCCTTCCTGCGGACAAGCGTCCCGAGGGGGCCGAAGCTGGGCAGCCTGGGTATCCCGCCTGCCAAGGAGAAGAAGTCCTCTTCCAAGTCCTCCCGCTCCAACAGGATCCACTCCCTGGCCGACTACAAGACCCCGGAGGCAGAGGGCGGGGGCGGCAGCTCCGCGGTCACAAACTCCTCCGGGGGGTCGCTGCAGGTCAACCGGAGCGCGTCGTCCACCGTGTCGGAGATCAGCGTGACCTCGGACACGGTAGAGCAGACGGAGTCCTCCCTGCAGCTCGGGGACAGCGTCTCCGAGGCGGACGGCAGCGAGTCGGGCCTGAGGCCGGACGGGAACGACAGCGACAGCTCGTCGTACAGCAGCGTTTCGACCTCCGGGACCTATGGGATGCTGTCGGCAGTGGTGGGCCGACAAAGGGCGCCCTACACGGTGGAAGGCAGGGAGATCGCCCCTGAAGCGGTGGGGCAGTTCCCCTCTTTTCGGGAGGTGCTGCAGGCGGCCACAGATGAGCAGCACCAGCTGGAactggaacaggagcaggaggggagCGGAGAGCCACGCAGCCGCAGGGACAGCTTCTCCAGCAG TGTTTCCCTGGGAAGCTCTGTGATGGGGACCCATGATGAAATGCTGCAGGtgctgaaggaaaaaatgaGGCTGGAGGGCCAGCTGGAATCATTGTCATCAGAGGCCAACCAG GCTCTGAAGGAGAAGACTGAGCTCCAGGCACAGTTAGCCACAGTCAATGCCCAGCTGCAGGCTCAGATGGAGCAGGCCCAGGCCAGTCAGGAGAAACAGAACTCCCTCACCTCTGAGGTGACCACCCTGCGCCAAAGCTGCACCCAGCTGGAGAGGGACATGGTGGAACTCCAGAGCAACCTGGAGAGCAAGAACGCCAGCCTGGCATCACTGGGCACCGATCTGCAAGTGGCCGAGGAGCAGTACCAGCGGCTTATGGGGAAAGTGGAGGAGATGCAACAAACAGTGACGTCCAGGGACAAGTCTG tCCAGGAGCTGCGTGAGCAGATGGGTGGGCTGCAGGCCCAGCTCCAGCAGGTCCAGCTGGAGCGCAGCTCTCTTCAGGCTCGCCTCAAGACCTCTCAGGCCGAAATCGACTCGCTGCAGCAGGTGCGCCAGTGGTACCAGCAGCAGCTGGCACTGGCTCAGGAGGCTCGGGTTCGACTGCAGAGTGAAATGGCTAACATGCAG gctGGCCAGATGACTCagattggagtgatggagcaCCTGAAGCTGGAGAACGTGACACTGTCCCAACAGCTCACAGAGACGCAGCATCGCTCTATCAAAGAGAAGGAACGCATCGCTGTGCAACTCCAGAACATTGAG GCTGACATGCTGGACCAGGAGGCTGCCTTCCACCAGATCCAGGATGCCAAGTCCATGGTGGAGGATGACCTTCAGCGGAAactggaggagtttgaggaGGAGCGGGAACACTTGCAGAAGCTTGCAAACACAGCCAGCTCTCTGGAGAGAGAACTAGAGCAG GTGAAGCTGACCATGTCCCAAAAGGATGCACAGCTGGAAGCCCTCCAGAAGGAGCACCTTGAACTGATGAAGCAGTTGACCAGCACCCAGGAGACCCTGCAAACCAAAGAGCAGTCCCTCAACCAGCTGGAGGCACGCTacctggagctggaggcccAGCTTGCcgagctgcagacagacaccaATGCCAAGGAAGATACCATTCAGTACCTGCAAAATGAGAAGATCGTGTTGGAAGTGGCCCTGCAGGCGGCCCGGGCAGACAAAGAAGTGCTTGATGAGGGAGCACAGCGGTTAGGTGAAGATGTTCTGGTTGCATCTGACGTCTTGGATCAGCTCCGGCAAGATGTTCAGGTGAAAGCGTCTCAG ATTGAAACCTTGCAGGAGGAAAATGGCACCTTGAAGAAACAAGCTCAGAAATTAAAAGAGCAGTTCATGCAACAAAAG GTGATGGTGGAGGCCTACCGACGGGATGCCAGCTCTAAAGATCAGCTGATCAGCGAGCTGAAAGCTACCAAGAAACGTCTGCTGTCGGAGGTGAAGGGGCTGAAGCAGGAGCTGCTGAATGCTCAGGGGGAGAAGAAGGCggcggagctggagcagcacagactgcagaagGAGGTCTCCCGGGTCCAAGAACAGATGAACAGCCTGGAGGCCCATATCCAAGCTgtgcagaaggagagagaccaaCTGGAGACCCAGATTCAG TCGCTGCAGTTTGACCAAAGCCAGCTGGCTGCCGTCACAGAGGAGAATGAGGGACTGAAGAAGCAGGTGGAGCAAATGCAGGAAGAAGCCAAAAA AGCCATTTCAGAGCAGAAGGCGAGAATGAAACGTCTTGGGACAGACTTGACCAGTGCGCAAAAGGAAATGAAGGCCAAGCACAAGGCCTATGAGAACGCTGTGGGCATCCTTAGCCGCAGGCTTCAAGAGGCCCTCACCGacaaagagacagcagaggcagagtTGAGCAAACTCAAGGCCCAGGTCTCAGATGGAGGCAACAACCAGGCCCTGCAG GAGAGAATAGAGTCCCTGCAGAATGAACTTCAGGCAGTCAGTCAGAGCAAGGCCATGCTGGAAAAGGAGCTTCAGGAGGTCATCTCCCTCACCAGCACAGAGCTGGAGGAGTATCAGGAGAAAGTCTTGGAACTGGAGGACGAG CTTCAGGAGTCGCGGTGCTTTAAAAAGAGGATCCGTCGTCTGGAGGACGTCAACAAGAAGCTGTCATTGGAGCTGGAACATGAGAAAGGGAAATTAGCTGGACTCGGgcagtcccacaatgcactgcggGAGCATGCCAACATCCTGGAGACTGCACTGGCCAAGAGGGAAGCAGACCTGGTTCAGCTTAACCTCCag GTTCAAGCTGTGTTAAAGCGTAAAGAGGAGGAAGATCAGCAGATGAAACAGCTGATTCAGACACTGCAGGCAGCTTTGGAAAAAGAGAAGGTCAAAGTCAAGGATCTCAAAGAGCAG GTGGCTGCAGCCAAGGCGGAAGCAGCCCACAACCGACGGCACTACAGGGCCGCCATGCTGGAGCTGAGCGAGATCAAGAAGGACCTCCAGGCCAAGGAGGAGCTCATCAAAGCCCTGCAGAGTGAGGCCCACAAACTCCA GGCTGAAGATGAGAAGCACTCCCAGGAGGTATCCCAGTTCCAGGAGGATTTGGCCGAGGCGAACTCCCAGTTGCAGATCCTGCAGAAGCAGCTAGAGGAGCAGCTCAGCAAGCAGCCAGTCACCAACCAGGAA GTGGAGGACCTGAAGTGGGAGGTGGAGCAGCGGCAGAGGGAGATCGAGGcccagaagcagcagctggagatgGCGGAGCAGTGCAGCCAGAGGGAGCTAGAGAGCCTGCAGTCAGCGCTACAG GGGATAaaggtggagctggaggtggtgcAGGACGAACTGACAAGCACCAGGAAGGACAAGTTTATGCTGCAGGCCAAGGTGGGCGAGCTGAGGAGCAGCATGAAGACTCTCCTAC